One stretch of Alcaligenes faecalis DNA includes these proteins:
- a CDS encoding NAD(P)/FAD-dependent oxidoreductase, which produces MVQHIVIVGGGIGGTMTANHLVSKLYPEIRSGKVRITMLSNSPWHYYKPAFMYVAFDAFFRDELRRPQISLLRPEIDFQLEEVSGFDFKASRLHCASGKKIDYDYLVLSTGCVPSPEKIEGLKEGGDHFYQHAPARQLADRLSKLEKGRVLVTVTFPKTHNVPHQCGIAPVETTLMLDEYLRRRGVRDKVEIAYTYPTTSQLLRNCLFMQNEVCQVLPPIFEDRDIKHQRGFTLSRVDPERKIAYSVEGAEEPFDLLMATPPITAVAAVRDSGISQAADNEGWVPTDHQTMKVLGLDNVYVLGDTVDLPISKAGGSCHNQSPVVVNNLASELRFGRTSDEYDGRVVAVAQMGLEGGMPLWYDYKEDVHPTPPTKLGGLLRKGFNRGIYWAVARGLV; this is translated from the coding sequence ATGGTGCAGCATATTGTGATTGTAGGTGGTGGTATTGGCGGTACGATGACCGCCAATCATCTGGTAAGCAAGCTCTACCCGGAGATTCGCTCCGGCAAAGTCCGCATTACCATGTTGTCCAATTCCCCTTGGCATTATTACAAGCCCGCTTTTATGTACGTGGCGTTTGATGCTTTTTTCCGGGACGAACTGCGACGACCGCAAATTTCCCTTTTACGCCCTGAAATTGATTTTCAGCTGGAGGAAGTCAGTGGCTTTGACTTCAAGGCCAGCCGTCTGCACTGCGCTAGCGGCAAGAAGATTGATTACGACTACCTGGTGCTGTCTACGGGCTGCGTCCCTTCCCCGGAAAAAATCGAAGGTCTGAAAGAGGGCGGTGATCACTTCTACCAGCACGCCCCTGCACGCCAATTGGCTGACCGTCTGAGCAAGCTGGAAAAAGGCCGTGTGCTGGTAACGGTGACTTTCCCCAAAACCCATAACGTGCCGCACCAGTGCGGGATCGCTCCCGTGGAAACGACCCTGATGCTGGACGAGTATCTGCGTCGTCGCGGGGTGCGCGACAAGGTGGAGATTGCCTATACCTATCCCACTACCTCCCAGCTTTTGCGTAATTGCCTGTTCATGCAGAACGAGGTTTGCCAGGTCTTGCCACCGATTTTTGAGGACAGGGACATCAAGCATCAACGCGGTTTTACCTTGAGCCGGGTGGACCCCGAACGCAAGATTGCGTATTCCGTGGAAGGCGCAGAAGAGCCATTCGACCTCTTGATGGCGACTCCACCGATTACCGCCGTTGCGGCAGTGCGCGACTCGGGCATTTCGCAAGCAGCCGATAACGAAGGCTGGGTCCCCACCGATCACCAAACCATGAAGGTGCTGGGTCTGGATAATGTGTATGTGCTGGGTGACACGGTGGACCTGCCCATTAGTAAAGCCGGTGGCTCCTGCCACAACCAGTCGCCCGTGGTGGTCAACAACCTGGCCTCAGAGCTGCGATTCGGGCGCACCAGCGACGAATACGATGGCCGTGTGGTGGCGGTAGCCCAAATGGGTCTGGAGGGCGGTATGCCGCTCTGGTACGACTACAAGGAGGATGTGCATCCTACGCCCCCCACCAAGCTGGGTGGCTTGCTGCGCAAGGGCTTTAATCGGGGTATTTACTGGGCCGTGGCCCGTGGCTTGGTCTAA
- a CDS encoding DUF1641 domain-containing protein, which translates to MNSVSDKSLNPEDAGAAQKKPTALESLLGEDPGIKGLDELIGKIEPLLAGGRLNRVVDAVSLLADLVDMTDDYMLEKLMKGFEEGVGAAWSVGNAARMASDQVRATETTPTLMGLIRLAKEPEVRRGLTFFLMMAGVMGRQMRYQNLDHTGD; encoded by the coding sequence ATGAATTCGGTATCGGATAAATCCTTGAACCCCGAAGATGCGGGTGCGGCTCAGAAAAAACCAACAGCCCTGGAAAGCTTGCTGGGAGAAGACCCTGGCATCAAGGGCCTGGACGAACTGATCGGCAAGATCGAGCCTTTGCTGGCCGGTGGTCGCCTGAATCGGGTAGTGGATGCGGTGTCCCTGCTGGCCGATCTGGTGGATATGACGGACGACTACATGCTTGAAAAGCTTATGAAGGGCTTTGAGGAGGGCGTAGGAGCCGCCTGGTCGGTTGGAAACGCGGCACGTATGGCTTCGGACCAGGTGCGGGCTACGGAGACCACACCGACCCTGATGGGGCTTATACGCCTGGCCAAGGAGCCGGAAGTGCGTCGCGGTCTGACTTTCTTTCTGATGATGGCCGGTGTGATGGGACGCCAGATGCGTTATCAGAACCTGGATCACACGGGGGACTGA
- the hisM gene encoding histidine ABC transporter permease HisM, giving the protein MDVLNEFWRAYLYQSNGQLSGLAMTLWLLVISVAIGFFLSIFMAIGRVSGKAWLSRPIGAFTYFFRGTPLYVQILLIYTAMYKLAIIKSVPALEAFFMSGFNCMILALTLNTVGYTTEIFAGAIRSMPPGEVESARAYGMSGWTLYRRVILPQALRRVLPAYSNEVVLMLHATSLAFTATVPDLLKIARDANAATYQTFTSYGIAALIYLCVSFILVGIFRIVEKRQMAFLNH; this is encoded by the coding sequence ATGGATGTTCTGAACGAATTCTGGCGCGCCTATCTGTACCAAAGCAATGGTCAGCTCTCGGGTCTGGCCATGACGCTCTGGCTGCTGGTGATCTCGGTTGCCATCGGCTTTTTCCTGTCGATTTTCATGGCCATTGGCCGTGTTTCGGGCAAAGCCTGGCTGTCGCGCCCTATTGGTGCCTTCACCTATTTTTTCCGCGGTACTCCCTTGTACGTGCAGATCCTGCTGATCTACACCGCCATGTACAAGCTGGCCATCATCAAATCCGTGCCTGCACTGGAAGCCTTCTTCATGAGCGGCTTCAACTGCATGATTCTGGCGCTGACCTTGAACACTGTTGGCTACACCACCGAGATTTTTGCCGGGGCCATCCGCTCCATGCCTCCCGGTGAAGTCGAGTCGGCGCGTGCCTATGGCATGTCCGGCTGGACCTTGTACCGCCGCGTGATTCTGCCGCAAGCCTTGCGCCGCGTCCTGCCCGCTTACAGCAATGAAGTGGTCCTGATGCTGCACGCCACCTCGCTGGCCTTTACCGCTACCGTTCCTGACCTGCTCAAGATCGCGCGTGATGCCAATGCGGCCACCTACCAGACCTTTACCTCCTACGGGATTGCTGCACTGATTTACCTGTGCGTGTCCTTCATTCTGGTCGGTATTTTCCGTATCGTGGAAAAACGCCAAATGGCGTTCTTGAATCACTGA
- a CDS encoding ABC transporter permease, which translates to MLLYGYGPQLLVGTWETIKLAVLSLLVSLVLGLVAALMKLSRASLLRWVGGLYTTLIRGVPDLVLLMLFFFSLQIWLNELTDWLEWDMIEIDPFGAGVVTLGFIYGAYFAETFRGALMAIPKGQMEAGKACGWSAWQVLHRIQIPQMMRYALPGLGNNWQILLKSTALVSLIGLSDVVKIAQNAGNATFNSFLFVGITALIYLGLTAVSNIGLSYLERRYNIGVKGAQF; encoded by the coding sequence ATGTTGCTTTACGGTTATGGGCCGCAGTTGCTGGTCGGCACCTGGGAAACCATCAAACTGGCCGTGCTCTCACTGCTGGTTTCCCTGGTGCTGGGTCTGGTCGCTGCCCTGATGAAACTGTCCCGCGCCTCGCTGCTGCGTTGGGTGGGCGGTTTGTATACCACCTTGATCCGGGGCGTCCCGGACCTGGTGCTCTTGATGCTGTTCTTTTTCAGCCTGCAAATCTGGCTGAACGAGCTGACTGACTGGCTGGAATGGGACATGATCGAGATTGATCCCTTTGGCGCCGGTGTGGTCACGCTGGGTTTTATTTATGGCGCTTACTTTGCCGAAACCTTCCGTGGCGCCCTGATGGCCATCCCCAAAGGCCAGATGGAAGCCGGCAAGGCCTGTGGCTGGAGCGCCTGGCAGGTTTTGCACCGCATCCAGATCCCACAAATGATGCGCTACGCATTGCCTGGACTGGGCAACAACTGGCAAATCCTGCTCAAATCCACTGCGCTGGTGTCCCTGATCGGCCTGAGCGATGTGGTCAAGATTGCGCAAAACGCCGGTAACGCGACCTTCAACTCCTTCCTCTTTGTTGGCATCACCGCCCTGATCTATCTGGGCCTGACCGCTGTCAGCAATATCGGGCTGAGCTACCTGGAGCGACGCTACAACATTGGCGTGAAAGGAGCGCAGTTCTAA
- a CDS encoding ABC transporter substrate-binding protein has product MNKMLARLLMVAFCSALVPAAAHAAGPSEIRFATEAGYPPFEFLDPSGELQGFDIDIGNEICKRLQAKCVWIDQSFDSLIPGLQARKFDLANSTMTATEARAKVIDFSEPMYIVPVRLAARKGSGFEPTAESLKGKRVGVQQGTTMETYARQNWANNGVTVVAYPSYTDAFNDLAGGRVDATFQEAQNAVEGFLSKPAGADFELTGSTVDDSPILNEPIAMGIRKGNKKLKKTVDEVLREMKADGTMQTFADKYFQKENIRIAP; this is encoded by the coding sequence ATGAACAAAATGCTTGCCCGCCTCCTGATGGTGGCTTTTTGCAGTGCCTTAGTGCCCGCTGCTGCCCATGCAGCCGGGCCGTCCGAAATCCGTTTTGCCACTGAAGCGGGCTATCCCCCCTTCGAGTTTCTGGACCCCAGTGGCGAGCTGCAAGGCTTTGACATCGACATCGGCAACGAAATCTGTAAGCGCCTGCAAGCCAAGTGCGTGTGGATCGACCAGTCCTTTGACAGCCTGATCCCCGGCCTGCAAGCGCGCAAGTTCGATCTGGCCAACTCCACCATGACTGCTACCGAGGCACGCGCCAAGGTCATCGACTTTAGCGAACCCATGTACATCGTGCCGGTTCGTCTGGCCGCCCGCAAAGGCAGCGGCTTTGAGCCCACCGCCGAGTCCCTGAAAGGCAAGCGCGTCGGCGTGCAGCAAGGCACGACAATGGAAACCTATGCGCGCCAGAACTGGGCCAATAACGGGGTGACCGTTGTGGCCTACCCCAGCTACACCGACGCGTTCAATGACCTTGCCGGTGGCCGCGTGGACGCCACTTTCCAGGAAGCCCAGAACGCCGTCGAAGGCTTTTTGAGCAAACCAGCCGGTGCCGACTTTGAACTGACCGGCAGCACCGTGGACGACAGTCCAATTCTGAACGAGCCTATCGCCATGGGCATTCGCAAGGGCAACAAGAAACTCAAGAAAACCGTTGATGAAGTTCTGCGCGAAATGAAGGCCGATGGCACCATGCAGACCTTTGCCGACAAGTACTTCCAAAAAGAAAACATTCGCATCGCGCCCTGA
- a CDS encoding TIGR00730 family Rossman fold protein yields the protein MSNNKIVRLPASEQIPTIMKELQTAVDTLKEMGAGVSVFGSARIKPGHPYYELAQELGRRLAEAGVTLIAGGGPGLMEAANKGAYEAGGQSIGLNIRLPHETTNNPYQTQSLQFEYFYSRKATFFMHSWAYIALPGGFGTLDELFEVMTLVQTGKVPPAPIVLIGTSFWSGLIDWIGDQLMEMGLIGPKDLNLLVVTDDLDEVMTYINQCCVLPRAEPALPQ from the coding sequence ATGTCTAACAATAAAATCGTCCGTTTACCGGCCTCTGAGCAGATTCCTACCATCATGAAGGAGCTGCAAACTGCGGTCGATACATTAAAAGAAATGGGTGCTGGCGTTAGTGTTTTCGGCAGCGCACGCATCAAACCCGGTCATCCCTACTACGAACTGGCCCAGGAACTGGGTCGTCGTCTGGCCGAAGCGGGCGTCACCCTGATTGCAGGCGGCGGTCCTGGCCTGATGGAAGCAGCCAATAAAGGCGCGTACGAAGCAGGCGGGCAAAGTATTGGCCTGAATATACGCTTGCCCCACGAAACCACCAACAACCCTTACCAGACACAAAGTCTGCAGTTCGAGTACTTCTACTCGCGCAAGGCCACCTTCTTCATGCACAGCTGGGCCTACATTGCCCTGCCTGGCGGTTTCGGTACCCTGGACGAGCTGTTTGAAGTCATGACCCTGGTTCAAACAGGCAAAGTCCCACCCGCACCCATTGTACTGATCGGCACTTCCTTTTGGTCCGGCCTGATCGACTGGATTGGTGACCAATTGATGGAGATGGGTCTGATCGGCCCCAAAGACCTGAATTTGCTGGTCGTAACCGACGATCTGGACGAAGTCATGACCTACATTAACCAGTGTTGCGTACTGCCTAGGGCGGAACCCGCATTGCCCCAGTAA